The Corylus avellana chromosome ca8, CavTom2PMs-1.0 genome has a segment encoding these proteins:
- the LOC132190857 gene encoding blue copper protein 1a-like produces the protein MASSQYFFILAIVAILVPSILATEFVVGDDKGGTVDYNYIAWAQGKEFHVNQVLGAVFKYTPGSHIVLEVNEIGFQQCVAPLGTEALVSGNDVITLAILGRNWYICGVANHCQINNQKLAITESPAPSPVSNQPIQGVVHVDGVQEAFHDSALQLESCQWCMSPLNAAK, from the exons ATGGCATCTTCCCAATATTTCTTCATCCTTGCGATTGTAGCAATTCTTGTCCCTTCAATTTTGGCCACAGAGTTTGTGGTTGGTGATGACAAGGGTGGGACTGTTGACTATAATTACATAGCTTGGGCTCAAGGAAAGGAGTTCCATGTG AATCAAGTTCTTGGTGCAGTTTTCAAGTATACACCGGGATCCCATATTGTTCTTGAAGTCAATGAAATTGGCTTCCAACAATGTGTGGCACCGTTGGGAACTGAGGCCTTGGTTAGTGGAAATGATGTGATTACCCTAGCAATCTTGGGAAGAAATTGGTATATTTGTGGTGTTGCCAATCATTGTCAGATTAACAATCAAAAGCTTGCCATAACAGAGTCTCCAGCACCTTCTCCCGTATCA AATCAGCCAATTCAGGGCGTTGTTCATGTCGATGGTGTCCAAGAAGCATTTCATGATTCAGCATTACAACTTGAAAGTTGTCAATGGTGCATGTCACCTCTCAATGCAGCAAAGTGA